One Castanea sativa cultivar Marrone di Chiusa Pesio chromosome 4, ASM4071231v1 DNA window includes the following coding sequences:
- the LOC142632096 gene encoding uncharacterized protein LOC142632096: MQEPIGIPTCFSSSEKLSDDQAAVTRSGQSVFMSVYRTKIADQCRLITITWCKNLLLHGLSVSVEGPEGESQYTCKVELKPWYFWRKQGSKRFIVDGKAVDIFWDLKAAKFNGETEPNSEYYVAVVCDEEVVLLIGDLKKDAYKKTGCRPALIDPILLSKKEHIFGKKKYSTRVKFHEKGRFHEISIECKNRSSGGGNMSTGNSSIGVEPEMEIKIDGLLVIHVKHLQWKFRGNQSIYVNKMRVEVYWDVHDWLFSPGLRHALFIFKPILSSISLSSLSSSSPPSLSSLTSTPLSSQTESSGSLEGLNASGSSEFCLFLYAWKLE; the protein is encoded by the coding sequence ATGCAGGAACCCATCGGGATTCCTACTTGCTTTTCATCCAGTGAGAAACTAAGTGATGACCAGGCAGCAGTAACCAGGTCAGGTCAAAGTGTTTTTATGTCTGTTTACCGAACAAAGATTGCTGATCAGTGCCGCTTAATCACCATTACATGGTGCAAAAATTTGTTACTCCATGGCCTATCAGTATCAGTGGAAGGCCCTGAAGGAGAAAGTCAGTATACTTGCAAAGTTGAGCTGAAGCCATGGTATTTCTGGAGGAAACAAGGTTCTAAGCGCTTTATAGTAGATGGTAAAGCTGTTGATATCTTTTGGGACCTTAAGGCTGCAAAATTCAATGGTGAAACGGAGCCAAACTCAGAATACTATGTTGCAGTTGTTTGTGATGAAGAGGTTGTGCTTCTCATTGGGGATctaaagaaagatgcatataaGAAGACTGGTTGTAGGCCAGCTCTTATTGATCCCATATTGCTTTCAAAGAAGGAACACATATTTGGTAAGAAAAAGTATTCTACAAGAGTCAAATTCCATGAGAAAGGTAGATTTCATGAAATCTCAATTGAGTGCAAGAATAGAAGTAGTGGTGGTGGGAACATGAGCACTGGAAATTCTTCAATTGGGGTTGAGCCAGAGATGGAGATAAAGATTGATGGGCTCTTGGTCATTCATGTCAAGCACCTTCAGTGGAAGTTTAGAGGTAATCAGTCTATATATGTCAACAAAATGAGAGTAGAGGTATATTGGGATGTCCATGACTGGCTTTTTAGTCCAGGTTTAAGGCAtgccttatttatttttaagccAATTCTGTCATCCATATCTCTATCATCCTTATCATCTTCATCACCACCATCTTTATCTTCCTTAACATCTACACCATTATCATCTCAGACAGAGAGCTCTGGGTCCTTAGAGGGGCTGAATGCTAGTGGGTCTTCTGAGTTTTGCTTGTTCCTTTATGCTTGGAAGCTAGAATGA